The nucleotide window TGCACTTGATCATAGCATTGGCAATACAGGATTTAAAGAGGTTTCAGAAGACTGTAGGCTTTTTTCATCTTGTCCTGAGTGAAGAATAGGAGCGTAGACTGTATAATAACACACAGCCGGCTGAACCAATCCACTGCAATGAGCAGAACATCTAATTCAACTGTCTGATTAATCCTGAAAACAATCAAGAGAggaatctcacaaaaacatgtccaggCCAAGCTCACTTCCCCCAAAATCTGATttgaatcaaaaaataaataaatactaaattgtGCTTAagcatgcataaaaataaaaagtatatatacattaactaatattataatacgtaatcatttattatattactattttattaagatattttttatagatATAAGTGTGTGGAggctattaaattataaaaaataacatcattatgcaataatattaatggtcctaaaaatttatgcaaaatattgagctttttcttcttgttcttgacaggtttcatGAGATTCAACACCACATTTTTGGGAGAATGTAAATCTGTAAAAAAGACAAACGTCTATACAGAATAAGACTACAGCCGTAGGCAAGAGAGAGCCTGTGACTTTATAATTTACTAACGGCCTTTCAATAAATAAGGTACCTATTTTATATTTCCATAATATTTTGGCTGGATCAAGTGGACAGCTCTACAAGCGAGCAGTACATGTCAGCTGCGGTGTGTCTTTTAATAAGGAGCCCCTGAGGGAACATGGTCATGAGAGGGACAAATACTCTCAATACTGTTGCATTCACCTAAGAAACTCTACATTCACTCGTAAAAAGTACTGCATTCCCCCCAAAACAGTTTcagtcatttacaaaacatttgtaCTCTCCCAATAATCTTTTGCATTTGCGTACAAAAGCATTGTACCCccgccccccaaaaaaaacactgaaataaagtttttttcttcaATCTCATATTATTAAGTTGTGCATTCAATGCATTCAAAGTTTTTTAGGGGAATGCAAAACCTTTGCTTGCAAATGAGATAATTTTTTCATCCCATCTTATTCTTTCCAAGACTATGTCCTCTTAGGAGCTCCATATTTGAACAGAAATAGGATCTTACTGTGAGTCCAGTCATCGAtggccaataggtggcgctgttttgtGGCCAAGTTACCTACAGTTCTCATTACTCTTATTTAATGAAATGCCCCTGTAATCGCAGCTACAACGATACAGAGCACTAGAACTAATCAaaatcattttatacattttattctgtACATAGTTTCAGACGTACACTGACACAGCAGACAGCAGAAGGACAAACACCACTCATGCCTTTCAACATCAGTGATTCATTACAATGAAAACAGAAGATGCAAACTGAAACACTGGGATGGCAAAGTAACAATCACATTTCCTTAAAAATGTCATTAGCTGTGCTCATGTTTAAACACAAAGTCCTTGCATTGCACTGAGCAGTCTGGCAGCGCATGACTGAAAGCAGCCACTTTCTCAGACAAACACTGTGGTCCGTCCGAGCTGATCACTGAACCAAAAATAAAAGCTTCAGTTTTCACGAGCGAACAAAAGAGAACCAACCCAAAACGACTGTTCGCATGGGCTCCAGACCCACAGATGTGCGCGATGAAAAGCAACAGTTGACAGCACACCACAGAAGAAAGCAGGCACACACTTCTAGGCTGGAGGGGTATGCGATGAAGCAGTGACGGGAACAACACTGGAGCACTGTGGGGTCCTGCCTCTTCCCCGGGGAGCACACAGCTGTTCGTGTGTTTGCTGGAGAAGATTGAGGTGAGAAGTGGCCACCGGGGCACGTGGAGAGCTGCTGGAGGGGAACCAGAGAGCAGAAGAAGCTCATCACGAGACCCTGCAGAAAATATCAGACTGATTAGCTTCATGCAGAGAGGATGACCACAGCTGAAAGCAGTATTTCAATCCACAAGAGCGAACATTTAAGATTCGAATAGCTTGCAGGAGCGTGCTGAGTTTTCCTGTGACAAACTCTGaagccacaaatagattttccaaaaggcttcgaCATGAGCAGTGTTTCAAAATCACAACGCAGCGCTTGTGTTTTATATTAGTGTATATCTGAAGGAAACCGACTGTCTTCACAAAATTTTCAAGTTCATTTCCATTTCATtatgcagtgtttgtgagcgcagtgtTGCTTTGAGTACAGTGTTACAGGGGAGCATTATTCTtccaaggggaagtcgtggcctaatggttagagggttggactcccaattgaagggttgtgagttctagtctcgggccggacggaattgtgggtggggggagtgcatgtacagctctctctccaccttcaataccacgatttaggtgcccttgagcaaggcatcgaacccccaactgctccccgggcgccgcagcattaatgatgaacactgctccgggtgtgtgttcacagtgtgtgtgtgtgttcactgctctgtgtgtgtgcatttcggatgggttaaatgcagagcacaaattctgagtatgggtcaccatacttggctgaatgtaacttcactttcactttatttttgCTGCTCCaaaagcgccacctagtggcaatgGAGCAAGTGGTTTGTGGTTTACCATTCAAAAAGATGTTTATGATTATATATGTTTGATTTTTCAATGATGTTAAGATTGAGAATCTGAACAGTTGGGTtgttcttttgtaaaattatttatatttgtgggTATGTATAACCTGATTGTACTCAGATTTTCCACTGATCTTAACTGAATGAAAGTCTTCGGTGAATGAGTCATTGATTTCTGTGGACCTTTTTTGTGGAGTCATAACGCTTAACTAGTGGGGTATTAACATGAAAATATCTTGAAAAGGTATATTTTTTCAGGCAGTTAAccaaaaacccattaaaaaaacaaatgtttcaaaACAATGGACATTAATGCATTTAGAAGTTAACACAGAAAGTGGAGCCCAAGTGTCTTAAGGTGATGACTGTACCATAGCTCATAAGGGTTTGAACCTACAAGCTTTTAGATTTCAGCTCAGATCTTAAGCACTAAACCACACAAGTATTGCATCACATTGCAGCAGGTATTTCATGCAAATTAAAGAGTGGTTTACTCACCCCTTCCAACAACACGCATTATCCTGCTTTTGTGTCCACCAGCTGCATCTGTACATTAACAGACATGGCCTCTCCTCCATAGCCTCCTTTAGACTGCATTTGGTTCTGAACGGAGTTCACCTGGACATAGGATTAAAACAAAATCAACCCAAATTGAGTCTGAAATGTATCGTCACTCTCCCTCCAGAACACAGGCCTCAGCCGGACTGAGCTGATGCACGCCTGCATTTAATAACACCAGTAAAACAAACTATAATCAGCTTCAACTAAAGGTTCTCGGGCTTGATATATTGTTCCTTACAACTTACTAAAGATCCAGTGGTGCATTGATATTGATACGCAGCCAAGAGTCGTGTTTCCTGACATTTATATGAGCACGATGTGGACGCCAGGGAGATATATAACTACATAAAGCAAATTTTCCCGTGAAcgcattttgaaaatataaaataggtTGGTTTTAAATCTGGGTGATCACTTGAATCAATGTTATATACTGTATCGTCTTATCATCCAGCCCCAAAAACGTGAAATCTTTCACTGATGAGGTGTCTATACGACAtataattatatgcaaaatacAGGGTATGGTGCTATGATTTTACtgcaaaattctaaatattaacacAAAATGTTAACTGCAAATCCATGTTTCGCTGCCTGGAGTCCATGTGTGTCTGAAACTGAATCTCTTTTCTGTAGCTTTCCACAGTCTGTAAATATGCCTCAGATTTCTTGTCTAATCTCTTTGTGCAGTTAATCACAAGCCCGTTCTCGTTTcagatgtgttttgtgtgttctgTCACAGCATTCACGCTGAAAACCAGTGTCTTTTGTCACTCAGTGGAGGAGGAGTCACATTATCAAATCAAATACCCCTGGCACATGGCTTCAGAGGAGTCGTATGGACTACTTTCTCTTACTTTCTTTGATTCTTCTGAGCTTATTCTGTGTTTTATAGAACCAAAGCTGCACTAAACCTTTCTCTAATACTAGGGCATAACGTGGGTTAAAGCCTGGATAGTTTAGAGACTTGTGTGCAGAACTGTAACCAAATGAGTAACCAAATGGTGTGAAACCAATGGGATGAGGGAACATTAATCGTTTGAATTTGATCAAGTCCGattctgattttcatttttgtggttaaaaattaagtcaaacatttagatatcGAACCTATTTATTCTGTGTctctttttgcaaaacatttaattgctGTTGAACACTATGAACAAAAATCAGCAGGCTATATAAAAGCTGGATTTGATTTAGAGCTGTTCGTGTGCAGAATAGAGCGGCACGTTCTGGATGCATTTagccttttttgtgtttttaatggaGGTTGTAGTTCTATACTAGAAGAAATATTAGACGACTAAAGTAAATTAATGAATGgaacgattcaatgactcacaCAAGATTTACAcgtttcattactggatgaatcagtgtttttgaatgaatctctagaatgaatcaaatgaattcAAATCACAATTCATGACCTTATGTATCCGATTCTGGAACTGGAATTGGTTTTCGATTCCCAACCCTACTGAACATTAGTTGTACTCACAGAGTTCATGCCACTGAAGATATCTCCAGAGCCTACGTGGGCCGTGTGGACAAAATTAGTCGGCTCGCCGATCATACTCCGATCTATACGTCTCCGCCTCTTCTGCAGAGTAAGAAACAAACAGATGAATACATATCTAAACATGTTTCAGCAGCAGTGTTCCTTTACCCTTTATAGCTTTACATTAAAGAgttagtttacacaaaaataaaactgttatcATGTCGTTCCATGACTttcgttcatctttgaaacacgcCTTCGAGATTTCTGACCTTCCAATGaaagttcattccaccagaaccTCACTGGTTTCATTTTAAGCATCAAACAAGCATTTTCTACCatcaaataaagttaaatctCTTCAGAAGAATTGGAATAAAGTCTTAAAACCTTTATGAATTGTGTTTATAATGTCTTGAAAGTTTTGTTTACCTGGACTTTCAATGGAGCGACAGAAACCTATAC belongs to Carassius gibelio isolate Cgi1373 ecotype wild population from Czech Republic chromosome B10, carGib1.2-hapl.c, whole genome shotgun sequence and includes:
- the LOC127966704 gene encoding CDC42 small effector protein 2 — its product is MSEFWLCFNCCIAEQPQPKRRRRIDRSMIGEPTNFVHTAHVGSGDIFSGMNSVNSVQNQMQSKGGYGGEAMSVNVQMQLVDTKAG